In the genome of Metabacillus litoralis, the window AACGTTTTCCTATGATTAATAAAATAAAGTGTAACAAAAATTGAGATCAATAATAATGGAGATGTGATATAAAGAGGGACAAGATTCATGAACCCTAATACATTAATGAAGAATAACATAATCGTAAGCACTGTGAGCAATACAATCCATCTTAGCTTCACATATATCCTCCTTGTCTATTTTCTATTTATTATTGTATATGTTTTTATCTTCTACATTATCCATTAAGTTGAGACGAGTTCTTTTTAAGCACAAAACAATATAAGTAGAAATTATTCTAAGATAATAGGTTTTGTGACATTTTTGTGAAAAAGAAGTATCGCACTTGTCAATAGTCGACATATTTTGATATATTATAGATGTGAAATTAATCACAAACAAACATTTACCCCTTTGTTTGACCGTGAAAAATTTCTCCCATCCCCTTTGTTGTCGTTAAGACATAAAAAGAAGACCCTTTACTTTGTATGGGGTCTTTTTATTTTGCCTCGAAAATAAGAATCGGAGATAAACTGTTTGAAATCGAAGATAAAGGTTCAGGAATCGAAGATAAACCGTTTAAAATCGTAGATAAATTCAAGAATCGAAGATAAACCGTTTAAAATCGAAGATAAAGGTTCAGGAATCGGAGATAAACCGTTCAAAATCGAAGATAAAGGTTCAAGAATCGGAGATAACATTCGCAATCGAAGATAAAAGTCTAAAAATCGGAGATAAACCGTTCAAAATCGAAGATAAGGTTCAAGAATCGGAGATAACATTCACAATCGAAGATAAAAGTCTAAGAATCGAAGATAAACCGTCCAAAATCGAAGATAAAGGTTCAAGAATCGAAGATAAACCACTCAAAATAGGAGATAAACCATTCAAAACCGAAGATAAGACCTCAAGACCCGCGGATAAACCTACTAAAATTGCGGTTAAGACCCAAAACAATCAACTAATTAGAGGGAAATCACTCTTTACCTTCTATATTTTAATAGAAATAAACCCTATATCGTAAACAAATCCATGAAATACATAAAAATATGAGCATTCTCCTTATAAAGTAACGGCCTCCTTGCACACCCTCCCCCTCATTTCACCCTCGCCAGCTCTCATATAACTCTGCTATTCTAGTAGTATCAAATCAAATCAGGTTTTAAGAGAGAAGGGAGCTCGTAACAATGGAAGTAACAAGTATACATCCTGCAGTTGCTGTGATTATTTTTGACGAAAAAGGTCGAGTGCTTTTGCAAAAACGACGAGATGTTGGGTTATGGGGAATTCCTTCGGGTCATGTAGAGCCTGGTGAGACGGTGGAGGCTGCTGCGAAACGCGAAGTACTTGAGGAAACAGGCTTACATATTGAAGTTGATAAGCTCATTGGCGTTTATTCTGATCCAGCTTCACAGGTTTTTCACTATCCAGATGGGCGAGTGGTTCATTTTATCACCACCTATTTTTCAGCGGCTATATCTGGTGGTGAGCTTGAAGTAAACGAGTCAGAATCCTTAGAAATAAAGTTCTTTCCACCTTCTAATTTGCCAAACGGATTACTAAATATGCACCCTAACTGGTTAATAGATGCTCTGGAAAAACAGGAGGCTGCATTCATTAGATAATCCCGGGCTCAATTCTCTTACGCAGAAGCGTCATTTCACCAATTGTTTGCCCCTGTAAAAGTTCAGCTCCATCAACAACAGACGCAAAGAAAAGGAATGGCGTCATACCATTCCTTTTTATTACCCTATATATCTCCAGAAAGTACCGTGTTTTGCTTGTACCTTTTCAACAGTTTGAGATAGAACTAATTTTTTTAATGTTTTTTCAACATCAGCTATTGTCATATTATATACCGATGCTATTTCAGCAGTGGCAACAAATTGGTAGTGAGCTAGGAATGCTTCTAATGGAGGGGTGTGTGAAGGCTTAATATCATCGCCCACCATTTCTTTTAAGACTTGAACATATAAATCATACGTATAAATGCCTGTTATTTTTAAGCCTTCTCTTTCTACCTCTTCACTGAAAAAAGCAAGTGTAGGGATTTCCTGGACATCCATTTCAGAAGTGATTTTCAAGTCACATTGCAAAGCCTTTGCTGAGCTTTCTGAATGAAGATCTTTTCTGAATTCATTGACGTCAAGTCCGACATCTTTTGCGATTCCAATTAAAATTTCTTCATCTGAGACATTTTGA includes:
- a CDS encoding NUDIX domain-containing protein, whose amino-acid sequence is MEVTSIHPAVAVIIFDEKGRVLLQKRRDVGLWGIPSGHVEPGETVEAAAKREVLEETGLHIEVDKLIGVYSDPASQVFHYPDGRVVHFITTYFSAAISGGELEVNESESLEIKFFPPSNLPNGLLNMHPNWLIDALEKQEAAFIR
- a CDS encoding ClpXP adapter SpxH family protein, with product MGHHENKNISLFFSHCSGHPDKPLEIYMFVDPLCPECWALEPIIKKLQIEYGRLFTLKYIISGRLATLNVSKRKKPEKLAQAWEKTGSRTGMSCDGNVWLKNPLSSPYTASLAIKSAELQGRKAGLKFMRKLQEVLFIESQNVSDEEILIGIAKDVGLDVNEFRKDLHSESSAKALQCDLKITSEMDVQEIPTLAFFSEEVEREGLKITGIYTYDLYVQVLKEMVGDDIKPSHTPPLEAFLAHYQFVATAEIASVYNMTIADVEKTLKKLVLSQTVEKVQAKHGTFWRYIG